One part of the Amphiprion ocellaris isolate individual 3 ecotype Okinawa chromosome 24, ASM2253959v1, whole genome shotgun sequence genome encodes these proteins:
- the LOC111583034 gene encoding uncharacterized protein LOC111583034, protein MRMEEVHSVCGEPQAMSHQLFGSLRRSGGNFIPSGRQIPRTPPPATTHSEDFKVCVLFHSRLKAEPYRPDTQSELCTSSQQTATRDPDDSDQTRTCDFSSLKAKTADDPIYMLKGMKGYQLTPGDLEFIKKMKEEQLVKKLEGDLKELQELIKTETTALERASGSREKAEAELNTFPSCEQLREWTKLVLRRMSALTDFTDLDTKSLLAMVTMEDVQGVMHDKRAELNQRRKMVANKRKKEAEEREQLDKLKIQTLMRELCDLKSELAQQEEACKLKASEKPTKSFKTARGKQKKVKDQEFSSPEAVGATRVRGKHAGTAPTTASRPKDQSTSAAPQANNQSEVKVGEAESTSQQKAPKQSRKTSADGAGQETQNTGLRRSKRVAKRSCI, encoded by the exons ATGAGAATGGAGGAGGTGCATTCTGTCTGTGGAGAACCTCAGGCCATGTCGCACCAACTTTTTGGAAGTTTGAGGCGCAGTGGGGGGAATTTCATCCCGTCGGGTCGACAGATCCCCAGGACTCCTCCTCCTGCAACCACCCACAGTGAGGATTTTAAGGTCTGTGTCTTATTTCACAGCCGTCTAAAAGCGGAACCTTACCGGCCTGATACACAATCAGAGCTGTGCACCTCTTCTCAACAGACTGCGACCAGAGATCCAGATGACAGCGACCAAACCCGGACATGTGATTTTAGCAGTTTGAAGGCAAAAACGG CAGATGACCCCATTTACATGCTGAAGGGGATGAAGGGGTATCAGCTGACTCCGGGTGACTTGGAATTCattaaaaagatgaaagaagagCAACTCGTGAAGAAACTTGAg GGAGACTTAaaagagctgcaggagctgATAAAAACGGAAACGACGGCCTTGGAGCGGGCGAGTGGTTCCAGGGAGAAGGCAGAGGCTGAGCTTAACACG TTTCCTTCCTGTGAGCAGCTCAGAGAGTGGACGAAGCTGGTCCTCAGAAGGATGTCTGCTCTGACCGATTTCACAGACCTGGACACCAAATCTCTCCTGGCCATGGTGACGATGGAAGACGTCCAGGGCGTCATGCATGACAAGAGGGCTGAACTCAATCAGAGGAGGAAAATGGTGGCAAACAA aagaaagaaagaagctgaGGAGAGAGAGCAGCTTGACAAA ctGAAGATACAGACACTGATGAGGGAGTTATGTGACCTGAAATCTGAACTTGCACAGCAAGAG GAGGCTTGTAAGCTGAAAGCTTCAGAGAAGCCAACGAAGTCCTTTAAAACTGCCAGAGGGAAACAGAAGAAAGTTAAAGATCAAGAATTCAGTTCACCAGAGGCTGTAGGAGCTACAAGAGTGAGAGGAAAGCACGCTggaactgctccaaccacagcTTCACGACCAAAAGATCAAAGTACATCAGCAGCTCCTCAAGCAAATAATCAAAGTGAAGTGAAAGTTGGTGAAGCGGAGTCCACGTCACAACAGAAGGCCCCGAAGCAAAGTAGAAAAACATCTGCAGATGGTGCTGgacaggagacacaaaacactggTCTGAGAAGATCCAAGAGAGTCGCCAAGAGGAGCTGCATTTGA